Proteins encoded together in one Asterias rubens chromosome 4, eAstRub1.3, whole genome shotgun sequence window:
- the LOC117289575 gene encoding biogenesis of lysosome-related organelles complex 1 subunit 4-like — MASSVTSETFDTEEDKTTDEDKTTEDILEETARDFAGYVLVDPQREKQQLDDKIEAMLTRLDEFCAVVDMIRTDSSLSLNRSLPGIHEKAQEIKQIFTKIDQLEEFVSVVRTNVTAMEEQVNEVEKEQGTLHSIKNLLSSLPVFTQKRGASPKQPLKYEALEIFKTSDYLKKDEESIQPPDVLEDNT; from the exons ATGGCGAGTTCTGTGACATCGGAAACTTTTGATACCGAAGAAGATAAAACAACCGATGAAGATAAAACAACTGAGGACATTTTAGAAGAAACAGCAAGGGATTTTGCTGGATATGTCCTGGTCGACCCTCAAAGAGAG AAGCAGCAACTGGATGACAAAATTGAGGCAATGCTGACTCGACTAGATGAATTCTGTGCAGTGGTGGACATG ATCCGCACAGATTCTTCTTTATCATTGAACAGAAGTCTTCCAGGTATCCATGAGAAAGCTcaagaaatcaaacaaatattCACTAAGATTGACCAACTTGAG GAATTTGTAAGTGTTGTTCGTACAAACGTCACTGCTATGGAAGAACAGGTGAATGAAGTAGAGAAGGAACAAGGCACTCTCCATTCCATCAAGAACTTACTCAGTTCACTTCCCGTCTTCACTCAG AAAAGAGGGGCATCCCCTAAGCAGCCACTCAAGTATGAAGCCCTGGAGATCTTCAAGACGAGCGATTATCTCAAGAAAGATGAAGAATCAATACAACCACCTGATGTTCTTGAAGACAACACGTGA